The DNA segment TATAAGTACCGCTCGGAAGCACAGATGCGTCAAACTTGACCGAGTAGCGTCCCATCTCCTTTACCTCATTTACAAGAGTCGTGACTTCCTTCCCAAGCATATCAAAGATCTTGAGTGTGACCTTTGATGTCTTTGGAACCTGATAATCTATGACTGTAGATGGGTTGAATGGATTGGGGTAGTTACGGCTAATGGCGTATTCCTTAATAACTTTCTCGCCGCTATAGTTAATCATTTCTGTTTCTGCTGCTTTGTACATGCGGCCATTCTCATCAGGCAGGCTGTGGCTGTCGACAAGAAAACATTCAGCATTGAAATTCACATCAGTATTAAGCCTCATTCTGACATTCTTATTTCCAATTCCTTTCATATTTACCTGAAAAGAGCTCTGCTTATTCTTAAAGAACAGGGCTTTTGAAAAGCTGATTAGATTAAGGTTCTGAAGAACTTTTCCTTCTTCATCCAGGAGATCAACACTATAGGAAATGTTTCCTTCTTTTCCCAGAGCTCTCAGCCCTTTTGATGAATCCGTTACGCCATAGTTCAGGTTGAATAAGAACTTTGAGTTGTCGGTAAGTGTAAAAGGCTCGGTTATCATGTACTTATTCAGGCTGCTTATATCCTTGATTCTAATAGTGTCACTTACCTCCATGAATTTGACGGGCTTTCCGTCTAAAGATATGTCCTGAAGTGAAAAATAATACTCTGCGAGGCTGTCTTTCTTAAGGACAACCATTCTACCGGAAGTCTCAATGGAATTCCCCTTATAGAGGCCGTAATAGCTCCCGATGGAATTTGTTGACCTGGTAAAGGTGTATGGAAGACTCCCCTGTGAAGAAAATGACATGGCGTACATTGTTCTTGAAGTTTCTCCTGCACCATTGTTCAACTGGATATCCTTTCCTGTAGTATTCAGGGTATAGATATTTGAAAGCGTACGGCTGTCTGTAAACTGGTTTCTATAGCTCCCGGAAGTGTAATCGCAAAAAAGAATGTAATATGCGTCACTTCCCATGTTTATACATTGAGAAGTAACTCCGTATCCAAAGCTCCAGAATCTTGAGTTCCAGGATCCGTCACCAATCATTCCGCGGAATAGTGCAGATTTCTTTCCATATGTTGTTGCTCCAAGCCACGACATCCTGACTGTATTGTCTAAGGCCGCGATCATTCCAGGCATAGAATTCTTGGCAAAGCCGCTTCCCGAGGAGACATTTGAATTATAGCTGCCTCCCACAACATCCACTGTTGTTCCGGCACTTAGTTTACAGTACCTTATGGTGCCTGTTGTCGAGGAGGTATTCTCATCCCAGGCAAGGTGGAATATTGTATTGCCGAGCCTGTTGCTAACAAGGAACGGATGTGCTGAGGTTGCATCCGTAACTGATGAAATCAGTGAAGTCGAGCTTAAAGGCTGGATTAAAATGGAGTTATTTCCGTTAAAATACTTCGTCATTAGGCCGTCCATATCTTTCCACACTACCAGAAAGTAGGGGCTTGTAGATCCAAAGGCAATTACTGGCATGGCATCGAATGAGCTATTGTCCTGTTCTTCCACATAGTCAATGTCCTGAAGGGTGAAAGAACTATAGATGCCATTAGAGTAGCTGACAGGATAATACTTTATTTTCCTGCCAAGAATATTATCATCCTCCTGAAATACAATACCTATTGCACCTTCTGCAGAGTTTCCGCAGTAGTCGATTGAAGGGGATTTTGAGGGCTTTGTGCTAAGAGGCTTTCCGTTATTCATGAGTACCCATGTACTACCCCCGTCCGAGCTTCTTTCATACCAGACCAGGCCCATGCTCTCATAAACCATATGAAGGCTTCCGTCAGGAGTACGGATGAATTTCCGCTGGCTCGTGTTGGAGAATGCGGTTGAGGAGTTAGAGAGCTGTGTCCCTTTGTAGTTTGCCTGAATTACTGCATTTCCATTTCTGAATACGACAGGAGATTCATAAAAATTGCCTGCTACTATATTCTGGTTTAAGGGATCAGTGCCATTACTGGACCAGTTTTGAAAATAAAAAGTATGAGTTTTCCCGGTTAGGGACAAATTTGCACTGTATGATTTTTGTGCGCGCAATGAATAAAATGCATTATCCGCATTATTCATTTGGTTTAAGAATACTCCTTTATAGGTATCTCCAGTTTCTGCTTTAGGGTTGAAAGGTGAAGACACTCTTTTGAATGAAGCCTGCAGTCCCTGGTTTCTAAGTCCGTATGGCTGTTCATCATAATCAGTAAGCCAAGGGTCCTTAAACCACAGTGAGTCATTTATGCCGCCAGGTTTTGATGGAAATTCTGCAAAGTTATTTGAAATTGTAACATTATATGCTGACTTAAACTGTGCAATAACTTCTTTTGTTTTGGCAAATACCGATACAGTATCCCAATTTCTAAACCGTTGCACATTACTTGGGTTGTCTACCCAATAATTAAATTTCTGAGTCGTCAAAGGCTTAAAGTCTCTACTAGCCAAAAACTTTTGTACTCCAATAGCAAAACTTACAGTATTGGCTGGGGAAACATTCTGCCACGTGCCCGCTGACGTCCAATAAGAGGCTTCACCGAAAGCTAAACCTGCTTCGTCTAGCTGTTTAATTGAAACATCACATCCTGGTTCCGAATCGCCTTCAATAACAATTGAAAAAAGCTGTGTGGCACTTAAGGTTCTTTTGTGGTTGACAGTAACGGTATAATAACCTGCTGCCGGGGCATTAATTAAAATCTGTTCTACGTTATCTCTTGTATTATCTCCCTTTGAGGCCGGATTCTCAGGAATTCCCGGATTAAGTACCCATGGGGAATACATAGTGTTTTTTTCGTCCTTAATTCTAAGGTCAAGATCGTTTACAAGAACATCGGACTGAAGGTTAGCTGGAGCCGGATCGGTCCATGCAATTGTAACTTTTATAGGCCCTTTTCCTCTGCTGAAAAGTTTAAGGCTGTATGTCTGTCCGTTCGAAAGCAAAACTTCCTGGATTGTATTTGGTTTTATCTGATCGAGTTGAATGAGCTGTGCGGCTTTAGACGTATTCATAAGTCCCCAGCCATACTTATAATCCGGTCCTTCACTTCCACCTGCTTCATCTGCTGTATGGATAACAATTGATTTTACGGTTGACGCACGGGGATAATCTCCATTATGTGTATTTTTATAAAGCTGAAGCAGCAGGGCAATAGATCCCGTTACACTGGGGGCTGCCATGGACGTTCCGCTCATCGTGATAAAGGCATCCTGTCTCAGGCCCCGATCCCATATAAATCCGGTAGAACATAAATTTTCACCGTTG comes from the Ignavibacteria bacterium genome and includes:
- a CDS encoding S8 family serine peptidase, whose product is MKVLKLLFPILFLIQLQVTAQEISAEMRQREKQQFLSLTDTLKLRKLANEFSGKSRNDLNHARKLAKENGIPLIIKLPNGNTMLLHGIKNGRPVFLISRNEIAAKTISTNKVQPGGALGYNLDGYGIRIGLWEAGGAPYPHYSFREGYNGIYHFNFVDSTGARPDSHATHVAGTIVADDDYPAAKGMAPKSFLDAYDANHDLAEMANANMTDPRVYLSNHSYGIEAGWTSLGNGKWLWNTDDSQSTDLAFKTYDDRAWQLDQLVNTAPLYTVVWAAGNERGQGPDKLENCYYWVNNKLTACTTLHPKNGASDKGYYTMSSETHAKNIITVGAVDDIPNGYTAPSDVKQITTSFSSWGPSADGRIKPDIVANGENLCSTGFIWDRGLRQDAFITMSGTSMAAPSVTGSIALLLQLYKNTHNGDYPRASTVKSIVIHTADEAGGSEGPDYKYGWGLMNTSKAAQLIQLDQIKPNTIQEVLLSNGQTYSLKLFSRGKGPIKVTIAWTDPAPANLQSDVLVNDLDLRIKDEKNTMYSPWVLNPGIPENPASKGDNTRDNVEQILINAPAAGYYTVTVNHKRTLSATQLFSIVIEGDSEPGCDVSIKQLDEAGLAFGEASYWTSAGTWQNVSPANTVSFAIGVQKFLASRDFKPLTTQKFNYWVDNPSNVQRFRNWDTVSVFAKTKEVIAQFKSAYNVTISNNFAEFPSKPGGINDSLWFKDPWLTDYDEQPYGLRNQGLQASFKRVSSPFNPKAETGDTYKGVFLNQMNNADNAFYSLRAQKSYSANLSLTGKTHTFYFQNWSSNGTDPLNQNIVAGNFYESPVVFRNGNAVIQANYKGTQLSNSSTAFSNTSQRKFIRTPDGSLHMVYESMGLVWYERSSDGGSTWVLMNNGKPLSTKPSKSPSIDYCGNSAEGAIGIVFQEDDNILGRKIKYYPVSYSNGIYSSFTLQDIDYVEEQDNSSFDAMPVIAFGSTSPYFLVVWKDMDGLMTKYFNGNNSILIQPLSSTSLISSVTDATSAHPFLVSNRLGNTIFHLAWDENTSSTTGTIRYCKLSAGTTVDVVGGSYNSNVSSGSGFAKNSMPGMIAALDNTVRMSWLGATTYGKKSALFRGMIGDGSWNSRFWSFGYGVTSQCINMGSDAYYILFCDYTSGSYRNQFTDSRTLSNIYTLNTTGKDIQLNNGAGETSRTMYAMSFSSQGSLPYTFTRSTNSIGSYYGLYKGNSIETSGRMVVLKKDSLAEYYFSLQDISLDGKPVKFMEVSDTIRIKDISSLNKYMITEPFTLTDNSKFLFNLNYGVTDSSKGLRALGKEGNISYSVDLLDEEGKVLQNLNLISFSKALFFKNKQSSFQVNMKGIGNKNVRMRLNTDVNFNAECFLVDSHSLPDENGRMYKAAETEMINYSGEKVIKEYAISRNYPNPFNPSTVIDYQVPKTSKVTLKIFDMLGKEVTTLVNEVKEMGRYSVKFDASVLPSGTYIYEIRANDFVKSGKMLLLK